Proteins co-encoded in one Sebastes fasciatus isolate fSebFas1 chromosome 11, fSebFas1.pri, whole genome shotgun sequence genomic window:
- the LOC141777325 gene encoding ankyrin repeat domain-containing protein 13C-like isoform X2, which translates to MTGEKIRTVRKDHNNKPNKNEEILDTYDETSNGTIPNGTGNHLKSNKAFQKAVKTSALLQQQQQQQLNANNINGNPSSVDTIVNDNNKNPIILLTSEELEFPVHECVFKGDVRRLSSLIRTHSISQKDVHGNTPLHLAVMMGHKECALLLLAHNAPVKIKNAQGWSPLAEAISYGDRQMITAILRKLKQQSRESVEDKRPKLLKALKELGDFYLELHWDFQSWVPLLSRMLPSDACKIYKQGINIRLDTTLIDFTDMKCQRGDLSFIFNGEAEPSQSFVVLDNEAKVYQRIHHEESEMETEEEVDILMSSDVYSATLSTKSISFSRSQIGWLFREDKTEMVGNFLADFYSVNGLVLESRKRREHLSEEDILRNKAIMESLSKGGSISEQNFEPVRRQSLTAPDPNTISWEEYITAEQGKPPHLGRELVCKESKKNFKATVAMSQDFPLGIESLLNVLEVIAPFKHFNKLREFVQMKLPPGFPVKLDIPVFPTITATVTFQEFRYDVFEESTFFIPAEFKEDPSRFPDL; encoded by the exons ATGACAGGTGAGAAGATCCGCACCGTGCGAAAGGACCACAACAACAAACCCAACAAGAATGAGGAGATACTGGACACGTACGATGAGACCTCTAACGGGACGATCCCTAACGGTACCGGCAACCATCTCAAATCCAACAAGGCTTTTCAGAAAGCTGTGAAAACCTCGGCactactgcagcagcagcagcagcagcagctcaatgCAAACAACATTAATGGAAACCCCTCATCAGTAGACACCATCGTCAACGATAACAACAAGAACCCAATCATCCTCCTGACCAGTGAGGAGCTGGAGTTCCCTGTTCATGAGTGCGTGTTCAAGGGGGATGTGCGtcgcctctcctctctcatcagGACCCACAGCATCTCTCAGAAAGATGTACATG GGAACACACCTCTTCACCTGGCTGTGATGATGGGCCACAAAG agtGTGCCCTCCTCCTACTGGCCCATAACGCTCCTGTAAAGATAAAGAATGCACAGGGATGGAGCCCTCTAGCAGAAGCCATCAGCTACGGCGACAGGCAAATGA TCACAGCGATACTGCGGAAGCTAAAGCAGCAATCCAGGGAGAGTGTGGAGGATAAGAGGCCAAAATTACTGAAAGCTTTAAAGGAG CTTGGTGACTTTTATCTGGAGCTGCATTGGGACTTTCAGAGCTGGG TGCCGTTGCTGTCCCGGATGCTGCCATCTGATGCTTGTAAAATCTACAAGCAGGGGATTAACATCAG ACTCGACACCACTCTCATAGACTTCACTGATATGAAGTGTCAGCGCGGAGACCTCAGCTTCATTTTCAACGGCGAGGCCGAACCCTCCCAGTCTTTTGTGGTTCTGGACAACGAAGCAAAAGTGTACCAAAGAATACACCACGAG gAGTCCGAGATGGAGACTGAAGAAGAGGTGGATATTCTGATGAGCAGCGACGTCTACTCTGCAACGCTGTCCACCAAGTCCATCTCTTTTTCTCGCAGTCAGATTGGCTGGCTATTCAGAGAGGATAAAACA GAGATGGTCGGAAACTTCCTGGCTGACTTCTACTCGGTGAACGGTCTGGTGCTAGAGTCACGAAAACGGCGAGAACACCTAAGCGAGGAGGACATCCTGAGGAATAAAGCCATCATGGAGAGCTTGAGTAAAGGAGGCAGCATCAGTGAACAAAACTTTGAG CCTGTGAGACGGCAGTCCCTCACAGCTCCTGATCCAAACACAATTTCTTGGGAAGAGTACATCACTGCAGAGCAAGGAAA GCCACCTCATCTCGGGAGAGAACTGGTGTGTAAGGAAAGCAAGAAGAACTTCAAAGCTACTGTAGCCATGAGCCAGGATTTCCCTCTGGGCATCGAGTC GTTACTAAACGTGTTGGAGGTCATAGCCCCGTTCAAGCACTTCAACAAACTCCGGGAGTTCGTTCAGATGAAACTTCCACCCGGGTTTCCAGTCAAACTCG ACATCCCCGTCTTCCCCACGATCACAGCAACTGTCACCTTTCAGGAATTCCGCTACGACGTATTTGAAGAGTCTACTTTCTTCATCCCCGCTGAATTCAAAGAAGATCCCAGTCGCTTCCCCGACCTCTGA
- the znf830 gene encoding zinc finger protein 830, whose protein sequence is MRRNFYTSSQASSKLTSCVCLHRMASSKKGKKVVNQEELRRLMRAKQRQTTDKKRVESPFAKYNSLDHLSCTLCNAQVKSELLWPAHVLGKQHKEKVAELKGGKSQSMPPPQMLPVKRKAPDNVDVSGKKAKKPSSSAAAQSASSGLPADFFEKPTEKGAVSAQQSTSLSVLAGVYDEEDDAEAAGDAGTANQPPEKDEAAAGLPDDFFDSSIPSTPSISHSGSILKADVQEKSTEKKENTAEALPEGFFDDPVRDAKVRKVDAPKDQMDKEWEEFQKEIRQVNTKSEAIVAEDDEEGRLERQIDEIDEQIECYKRVEVLRDKREVVKSKHLPSQDEPMEVDAGDEEEEDEEELLGLLARDWRAKGALA, encoded by the coding sequence ATGCGACGCAACTTTTATACTTCATCGCAAGCGAGTAGTAAGCTAACAAGCTGCGTTTGTTTACACAGAATGGCGTCCTCAAAGAAGGGGAAGAAAGTTGTGAATCAAGAGGAACTCCGGCGCTTGATGAGGGcgaaacaaagacaaacaacagaCAAGAAGCGCGTGGAGTCTCCTTTCGCTAAATACAACAGTCTCGACCACCTCAGCTGCACTCTGTGTAACGCGCAGGTGAAGTCCGAGCTGCTGTGGCCCGCGCATGTTCTCGGAAAACAGCACAAAGAGAAAGTAGCCGAGCTGAAGGGAGGAAAGAGTCAATCAATGCCACCACCACAGATGCTACCAGTGAAGAGGAAAGCACCGGATAATGTGGACGTGAGCGGGAAAAAGGCGAAAAAACCCTCATCGAGTGCAGCAGCTCAGTCTGCGTCGTCGGGGCTGCCTGCAGATTTCTTTGAGAAACCCACAGAAAAGGGAGCTGTTTCTGCTCAACAATCTACATCTTTGAGTGTGTTGGCTGGAGTTtatgatgaggaggatgatgcAGAAGCTGCAGGAGATGCAGGAACCGCAAACCAACCTCCTGAAAAGgatgaagctgcagcaggactACCAGATGATTTCTTTGACAGCTCCATCCCATCCACACCTTCCATCTCCCACTCAGGATCCATCCTCAAAGCAGACGTGCAGGAGAAGAGcacagagaagaaagaaaacacagccgAGGCGCTGCCGGAGGGCTTCTTTGACGACCCCGTGAGAGATGCGAAAGTGCGCAAAGTAGACGCACCCAAAGATCAAATGGACAAGGAGTGGGAAGAGTTTCAGAAGGAGATCCGACAGGTGAACACAAAGTCAGAGGCCATCGTGGCAGAGGACGACGAGGAGGGTCGTCTCGAACGACAGATTGATGAAATTGATGAACAAATTGAGTGTTACAAGAGGGTTGAAGTGCTGAGAGACAAGCGGGAGGTTGTGAAGAGCAAGCATCTGCCCAGTCAGGACGAACCTATGGAGGTAGATGCAggtgatgaggaggaagaggatgaagaggagttgCTAGGGCTTCTGGCTCGGGACTGGAGGGCTAAAGGGGCACTGGCCTAA
- the LOC141777325 gene encoding ankyrin repeat domain-containing protein 13C-like isoform X1, which produces MTGEKIRTVRKDHNNKPNKNEEILDTYDETSNGTIPNGTGNHLKSNKAFQKAVKTSALLQQQQQQQLNANNINGNPSSVDTIVNDNNKNPIILLTSEELEFPVHECVFKGDVRRLSSLIRTHSISQKDVHGNTPLHLAVMMGHKECALLLLAHNAPVKIKNAQGWSPLAEAISYGDRQMITAILRKLKQQSRESVEDKRPKLLKALKELGDFYLELHWDFQSWVPLLSRMLPSDACKIYKQGINIRLDTTLIDFTDMKCQRGDLSFIFNGEAEPSQSFVVLDNEAKVYQRIHHEVRESEMETEEEVDILMSSDVYSATLSTKSISFSRSQIGWLFREDKTEMVGNFLADFYSVNGLVLESRKRREHLSEEDILRNKAIMESLSKGGSISEQNFEPVRRQSLTAPDPNTISWEEYITAEQGKPPHLGRELVCKESKKNFKATVAMSQDFPLGIESLLNVLEVIAPFKHFNKLREFVQMKLPPGFPVKLDIPVFPTITATVTFQEFRYDVFEESTFFIPAEFKEDPSRFPDL; this is translated from the exons ATGACAGGTGAGAAGATCCGCACCGTGCGAAAGGACCACAACAACAAACCCAACAAGAATGAGGAGATACTGGACACGTACGATGAGACCTCTAACGGGACGATCCCTAACGGTACCGGCAACCATCTCAAATCCAACAAGGCTTTTCAGAAAGCTGTGAAAACCTCGGCactactgcagcagcagcagcagcagcagctcaatgCAAACAACATTAATGGAAACCCCTCATCAGTAGACACCATCGTCAACGATAACAACAAGAACCCAATCATCCTCCTGACCAGTGAGGAGCTGGAGTTCCCTGTTCATGAGTGCGTGTTCAAGGGGGATGTGCGtcgcctctcctctctcatcagGACCCACAGCATCTCTCAGAAAGATGTACATG GGAACACACCTCTTCACCTGGCTGTGATGATGGGCCACAAAG agtGTGCCCTCCTCCTACTGGCCCATAACGCTCCTGTAAAGATAAAGAATGCACAGGGATGGAGCCCTCTAGCAGAAGCCATCAGCTACGGCGACAGGCAAATGA TCACAGCGATACTGCGGAAGCTAAAGCAGCAATCCAGGGAGAGTGTGGAGGATAAGAGGCCAAAATTACTGAAAGCTTTAAAGGAG CTTGGTGACTTTTATCTGGAGCTGCATTGGGACTTTCAGAGCTGGG TGCCGTTGCTGTCCCGGATGCTGCCATCTGATGCTTGTAAAATCTACAAGCAGGGGATTAACATCAG ACTCGACACCACTCTCATAGACTTCACTGATATGAAGTGTCAGCGCGGAGACCTCAGCTTCATTTTCAACGGCGAGGCCGAACCCTCCCAGTCTTTTGTGGTTCTGGACAACGAAGCAAAAGTGTACCAAAGAATACACCACGAGGTGAGA gAGTCCGAGATGGAGACTGAAGAAGAGGTGGATATTCTGATGAGCAGCGACGTCTACTCTGCAACGCTGTCCACCAAGTCCATCTCTTTTTCTCGCAGTCAGATTGGCTGGCTATTCAGAGAGGATAAAACA GAGATGGTCGGAAACTTCCTGGCTGACTTCTACTCGGTGAACGGTCTGGTGCTAGAGTCACGAAAACGGCGAGAACACCTAAGCGAGGAGGACATCCTGAGGAATAAAGCCATCATGGAGAGCTTGAGTAAAGGAGGCAGCATCAGTGAACAAAACTTTGAG CCTGTGAGACGGCAGTCCCTCACAGCTCCTGATCCAAACACAATTTCTTGGGAAGAGTACATCACTGCAGAGCAAGGAAA GCCACCTCATCTCGGGAGAGAACTGGTGTGTAAGGAAAGCAAGAAGAACTTCAAAGCTACTGTAGCCATGAGCCAGGATTTCCCTCTGGGCATCGAGTC GTTACTAAACGTGTTGGAGGTCATAGCCCCGTTCAAGCACTTCAACAAACTCCGGGAGTTCGTTCAGATGAAACTTCCACCCGGGTTTCCAGTCAAACTCG ACATCCCCGTCTTCCCCACGATCACAGCAACTGTCACCTTTCAGGAATTCCGCTACGACGTATTTGAAGAGTCTACTTTCTTCATCCCCGCTGAATTCAAAGAAGATCCCAGTCGCTTCCCCGACCTCTGA